The window TGTTTATTCGTCCATCGCTGGCCGCCGCCAACACCTTCCGTTACCAACCGCGAATCGTCGACGGTCAAGCAGTTCCGGTGCCGGCCGTGCGCAATACGTTCCATTATCGGATCAAATAAGAAGGGCGCCGCATCAACGCCATGTCATGCGCCATGGCTGGACCCTGTTTCTGGCTTTTATTAGTCCGCTCGGCAGGGTCAGGTCCCTTTAACGGATCAATGTGCCGCTGAGTCTTTACCTGATATACGATAAATCATATATTCGGAAAGCCGTATATGAGCTGAGACTTCCTGTTCAGGTAGATCCGCCTTCCGTCACACCCTTCACGAAATTCATGAGCGCATCAAGATGTTCGTCCAGGTCAAAAACAAACACTGAGAAACGATATGGCTGACCATCTGACACCGACCACTGTTTTCAAATGCCTGGCTGACGACACTCGGGTGCGCACCATGATGCTCATCACTCGTGAAGGAGAGCTTTGTGTTTGTGAGCTGACCTGTGCGTTGAATGAAAGTCAGCCAAAAGTCTCCAGACACCTGGCACAGCTGCGTAATTGCGGTTTGCTGTCGGACCGTCGGCAAGGCCAATGGGTGTATTACCGACTGCACCCGAATCTTCCTGATTGGGTCCATCAAGTGCTGACCACTGTGCTCGAAAGCAATAAGCGTTGGTTGAGCCCTGACGCCAAACGCCTTGATGAAATGGGCGACCGTCCTGAGCGGGCACTCGCCTGCTGTAAAAGCTAGATCGTTGAAGTGGTTTCACCTGCCGGTAGAAGACGATCAAGCTCCCGGCGAAGCATTCAAAACCGCATGGACGCAGCACCATCCGCTTCTCAGCCAATTCATCGGCCAGTTCGACACTCAGTCGAACTCTCACTGACTACAGATACGGAGCACAACCACATGACCATCAAAGTTGGAATCAATGGCTTTGGTCGGATCGGTCGCCTAGCGCTGAGAGCAGCCTGGAACTGGCCGGAATTCGAGTTCGTACAGATCAACGATCCGGCAGGCGATGCGGTAACCCATGCGCACCTGATCAACTTCGACTCTGTGCATGGTCGCTGGCACAACGAAGCCAGCGCAGAAGGCGATAGCGTCGTCATCGACAGTAAGCGGATCAAAGTAACGGCGAACAAAGCGATTGCCGACACCGACTGGTCGGGTTGCGATCTGGTGATCGAGGCCAGCGGCAAGATGAAAACCGTGGCGGTGTTGCAGGCCTACCTGGATCAGGGCGTCAAGCGTGTGGTGGTCTGCGCTCCAGTAAAGGAAAAAGGCGCGTTGAACGTCGTCATGGGCGTCAACCATCAGCTGTTCAAACCGGCTGAACATCGCATCGTCACGGCCGCTTCGTGCACCACCAACTGCCTGGCGCCAGTGGTGAAAGTGATCCACGAAAAGCTGGGCATTCGCCACGGCTCGATCACCACCATCCATGACCTGACCAACACCCAGAGCATCCTCGATCAGCCGCACAAGGATCTGCGTCGTGCGCGTGCCTCCGGTATGAGTCTGATCCCAACCAGCACGGGTTCGGCCACCGCCATTGCCGAAATCTTTCCGGAGCTGCGTGGGCGCCTCAATGGTCACGCCGTACGCGTTCCGCTGGCCAACGCTTCGCTGACTGACTGTGTCTTTGAAGTCGAGCGAGCCACCACTGTCGAAGAGGTAAATCAGTTCCTCAAGGACGCTTCGGAGAACGAGCTGAAAGACATTCTCGGTTTCGAGGAGCGTCCATTGGTGTCCATCGACTACCGTACTGACCCGCGTTCATCGATCATCGATGCGTTGTCGACCATGGTCATCAATGGCACCCAGGTCAAACTCTATGCCTGGTATGACAACGAATGGGGTTATGCCAACCGCACCGTCGAACTGGCCAAAATGGTCGGTCTGGCAGTCTAAGGAGCGGTCATGAAAGCGTTGTCAGCCCTCGCTCCGGAAGTGCGGCAGTACCTGCTCGTCACGGGCAATTACTGGGCCTTCACCCTCACCGACGGCGCATTGCGCATGTTGGTGGTGCTGCACTTTCACGCGTTGGGCTATAGCCCACTGCAAATCGCGGCGTTGTTTCTGTTCTACGAACTCTTTGGCGTTATCACCAACCTTGTGGGTGGCTACCTCGGCGCCCGTCTGGGGTTGAACCGAACCATGAACATCGGGCTGGGCATTCAGGTCGCGGCGCTGCTGATGCTGACCGTTCCGGTAGCTTGGCTGACCATCCCTTGGGTGATGGGCGCTCAGGCACTGTCGGGAATTGCCAAAGACCTGAACAAGATGAGTGCCAAAAGCTCTATCAAACTCCTGGTCCCCGATGGGCAGCAGGGCAAGCTCTACCAGTGGGTGGCGATCCTCACCGGCTCGAAGAACGCACTCAAGGGCATCGGTTTCTTTCTCGGCGGAGCCTTGCTGGCGCTGATTGGTTTTAAAGGTGCGTTGCTGACTATGGCCAGCGTCCTGACGCTGATCTGGATCAGCAGCCTGATCCTGTTGAAGAAGGACTTGGGCAAGGCCAAGGTCAAGCCCAGGTTTCGCGACATCCTGTCCAAGAGCCGGGCGATCAATATCCTTTCAGCGGCGCGGATGTTCCTGTTCGGTGCCCGCGACGTCTGGTTTGTGGTGGCCTTGCCGGTTTACTTGAGCAGTGTTTTCGGCTGGGACTTCTGGAAGGTTGGCGGTTTCCTCGCAGCTTGGGTGATCGGTTACGGCATTGTGCAGTCCTTCGCTCCGAACATTACCGGCAAGAAACGTGGACACGTACCGGATGGTCGTGCGGCATTTTTATGGGCACTTGCCTTGGCAGGACTACCTGCGGCCATTGCACTAGGGCTGAATGCTGGGCCGTCGCAACAGGTGGTGCTGTTGGGTGGACTGATGGTCTTTGGAGCGCTGTTCGCGGTGAATTCGTCGCTGCACAGCTACCTGATCGTGTCCTATGCCAAGGAAGACGGGGTATCGCTGGACGTGGGCTTTTACTACATGTCCAACGCCATGGGCCGTCTTATCGGCACGGTGCTCTCAGGCTGGGTGTACCAGCTGCATGGATTGGAGGCCTGCTTATGGATATCGAGCGCTTTCGTGCTGCTCGCGGCCTTGATTTCTATCGGGCTGCCCAAGCATTCGGTGTAGAGCGATCTTTTCTTCTATAAATGTCGCGCGGTGTCCTGAGAGGGGCGACAGCAGCCATTGCGCCGTTTTTTTGTTTGTCCATTCGTCCAATGCTCGGCACTTGCAAATACGTTGTCATCTCTCAAATACAAGCACGGACTTCCCGTGTATCAGAACGGAGAGCCAGCATGGACATTGATGAGAATGCTCCTGGAAATAAATCTCAGCAGGGCGTAACGGGCGGCACTGATAACGAAACAGGACATGATTCCAACGAGAAAGAACCTGAGGTTCCGCTGCCTCCAGACGACGAAGCGCCTGTCGATGAAGAAATGGCCGATGTGGATGCCACCAACTCAGTGTCGAGCGAGCATCCAGAGCCTTGACGCTTGCGTGTCGTTCATGAACCTGGCCCAAGCGCCGGTTTTTCAAGCCCGTTCATCAACTGGACTGCACCCCGCGCTAACGCAGAATTCAAATGTGTACGACCCAGAAAAGCTGGACCTCAATTGCGAGGTGGGTATGTCCATTGATTCGAGTTTTGAAGATCGAACACAAGGTTCTGTTCCGTCCAAGCCTGAGCCGGGTTCCGAGGAGCCGCAGCGTCCTGATGATCCAGGCCAGCCCGATCCTTTAAAAAAGCCAAAGGACGAACGTCCTGAAGATTGGAGAGATCCGGCCGAGAGAAACATGCCAGAGGCGGATGAAGAGACGTCGTCAGCTGACAATATGCGGTAATTGAGATAGCCCGACCGCACCGGTGCACTTTCCCGTAATAGTGGTGTTGAGTGGCACCCAGGCAAGTGATTAATAGAAACGCGTAATTAAAGATTGACGGCAGATTCTGGAAGTCTATAATTCGCCCCACTTCCGGCGCAGTCGAAACTGAAAACTCCTTGGTAAACAATGAGTTATGCGGTTTTCGACAGCGAGTTGCTTCAGGTCATCGAAGCCCAGAAGGAGTTGAAAGAGCAGGGTTGCTTGGCTATTTTGACGGTTCGATCTTCTCGGTCGAAAGCGGTGTAAAAGAGGTGTTGACAGCAGCGAGTAACGCTGTAGAATTCGCCTCCCGCTAGCGAGAGATCGAAAGCGCAAGTGGTTGAAGTTTCAAAGGAAACTTTGAAAACTTCGAAAAAAAACCGCTTGACAGCAACAGAGGCTGCTGTAGAATGCGCGCCTCGGTTGAGACGAAAGATCTTAACCAACCGCTCTTTAACAACTGAATCAAGCAATTCGTGTGGGTGCTTGTGGAGTCAGACTGATAGTCAACAAGATTATCAGCATCACAAGTTACTCCGCGAGAAATCAAAGATGTAACCAACGATTGCTGAGCCAAGTTTAGGGTTTCTTAAAAACCCAAAGATGTTTGAACTGAAGAGTTTGATCATGGCTCAGATTGAACGCTGGCGGCAGGCCTAACACATGCAAGTCGAGCGGCAGCACGGGTACTTGTACCTGGTGGCGAGCGGCGGACGGGTGAGTAATGCCTAGGAATCTGCCTGGTAGTGGGGGATAACGCTCGGAAACGGACGCTAATACCGCATACGTCCTACGGGAGAAAGCAGGGGACCTTCGGGCCTTGCGCTATCAGATGAGCCTAGGTCGGATTAGCTAGTTGGTGAGGTAATGGCTCACCAAGGCGACGATCCGTAACTGGTCTGAGAGGATGATCAGTCACACTGGAACTGAGACACGGTCCAGACTCCTACGGGAGGCAGCAGTGGGGAATATTGGACAATGGGCGAAAGCCTGATCCAGCCATGCCGCGTGTGTGAAGAAGGTCTTCGGATTGTAAAGCACTTTAAGTTGGGAGGAAGGGCATTTACCTAATACGTAAGTGTTTTGACGTTACCGACAGAATAAGCACCGGCTAACTCTGTGCCAGCAGCCGCGGTAATACAGAGGGTGCAAGCGTTAATCGGAATTACTGGGCGTAAAGCGCGCGTAGGTGGTTCGTTAAGTTGGATGTGAAATCCCCGGGCTCAACCTGGGAACTGCATTCAAAACTGTCGAGCTAGAGTATGGTAGAGGGTGGTGGAATTTCCTGTGTAGCGGTGAAATGCGTAGATATAGGAAGGAACACCAGTGGCGAAGGCGACCACCTGGACTGATACTGACACTGAGGTGCGAAAGCGTGGGGAGCAAACAGGATTAGATACCCTGGTAGTCCACGCCGTAAACGATGTCAACTAGCCGTTGGGAGCCTTGAGCTCTTAGTGGCGCAGCTAACGCATTAAGTTGACCGCCTGGGGAGTACGGCCGCAAGGTTAAAACTCAAATGAATTGACGGGGGCCCGCACAAGCGGTGGAGCATGTGGTTTAATTCGAAGCAACGCGAAGAACCTTACCAGGCCTTGACATCCAATGAACTTTCCAGAGATGGATTGGTGCCTTCGGGAACATTGAGACAGGTGCTGCATGGCTGTCGTCAGCTCGTGTCGTGAGATGTTGGGTTAAGTCCCGTAACGAGCGCAACCCTTGTCCTTAGTTACCAGCACGTAATGGTGGGCACTCTAAGGAGACTGCCGGTGACAAACCGGAGGAAGGTGGGGATGACGTCAAGTCATCATGGCCCTTACGGCCTGGGCTACACACGTGCTACAATGGTCGGTACAGAGGGTTGCCAAGCCGCGAGGTGGAGCTAATCCCAGAAAACCGATCGTAGTCCGGATCGCAGTCTGCAACTCGACTGCGTGAAGTCGGAATCGCTAGTAATCGCGAATCAGAATGTCGCGGTGAATACGTTCCCGGGCCTTGTACACACCGCCCGTCACACCATGGGAGTGGGTTGCACCAGAAGTAGCTAGTCTAACCTTCGGGAGGACGGTTACCACGGTGTGATTCATGACTGGGGTGAAGTCGTAACAAGGTAGCCGTAGGGGAACCTGCGGCTGGATCACCTCCTTAATCGACGACATCAGCTGCTCCATAAGTTCCCACACGAATTGCTTGATTCATTGAAGAAGACGAGAAGCCAGCCAGCACGGTGGCCGTTGTCGTTAGAGTTTAGAAATGAATATTCCGGTGTGAATATTGATTTCTAGTCTTTGATTAGATCGTTCTTTAAAAATTTGGGTATGTGATAGAAAGATAGACTGGACGTTACTTTCACTGGTAACGGATCAGGCTAAGGTAAAATTTGTGAGTTGCTCTTTGGAGCAAGAATCGAATTTTCGGCGAATGTCGTCTTCACAGTATAACCAGATTGCTTGGGGTTATATGGTCAAGTGAAGAAGCGCATACGGTGGATGCCTTGGCAGTCAGAGGCGATGAAAGACGTGGTAGCCTGCGAAAAGCTTCGGGGAGTCGGCAAACAGACTTTGATCCGGAGATGTCTGAATGGGGGAACCCAGCCATCATAAGATGGTTATCTTAAGCTGAATACATAGGCTTAAGAGGCGAACCAGGGGAACTGAAACATCTAAGTACCCTGAGGAAAAGAAATCAACCGAGATTCCCTTAGTAGTGGCGAGCGAACGGGGACTAGCCCTTAAGTGGCTTTGAGATTAGCGGAACGTTCTGGAAAGTACGGCCATAGTGGGTGATAGCCCTGTACGCGAAAATCTCTTAGTCATGAAATCGAGTAGGACGGAGCACGAGAAACTTTGTCTGAATATGGGGGGACCATCCTCCAAGGCTAAATACTACTGACTGACCGATAGTGAACTAGTACCGTGAGGGAAAGGCGAAAAGAACCCCGGAGAGGGGAGTGAAATAGATCCTGAAACCGTATGCGTACAAGCAGTGGGAGCCCACTTTGTTGGGTGACTGCGTACCTTTTGTATAATGGGTCAGCGACTTATTTTCAGTGGCGAGCTTAACCGAATAGGGGAGGCGTAGCGAAAGCGAGTCTTAATAGGGCGTCTAGTCGCTGGGAATAGACCCGAAACCGGGCGATCTATCCATGGGCAGGTTGAAGGTTGGGTAACACTAACTGGAGGACCGAACCGACTACCGTTGAAAAGTTAGCGGATGACCTGTGGATCGGAGTGAAAGGCTAATCAAGCTCGGAGATAGCTGGTTCTCCTCGAAAGCTATTTAGGTAGCGCCTCATGTATCACTGTAGGGGGTAGAGCACTGTTTCGGCTAGGGGGTCATCCCGACTTACCAAACCGATGCAAACTCCGAATACCTACAAGTGCCGAGCATGGGAGACACACGGCGGGTGCTAACGTCCGTCGTGAAAAGGGAAACAACCCAGACCGTCAGCTAAGGTCCCAAAGTTATGGTTAAGTGGGAAACGATGTGGGAAGGCTTAGACAGCTAGGAGGTTGGCTTAGAAGCAGCCACCCTTTAAAGAAAGCGTAATAGCTCACTAGTCGAGTCGGCCTGCGCGGAAGATGTAACGGGGCTCAAACCATACACCGAAGCTACGGGTATCACTTAGGTGATGCGGTAGAGGAGCGTTCTGTAAGCCTGTGAAGGTGAGTTGAGAAGCTTGCTGGAGGTATCAGAAGTGCGAATGCTGACATGAGTAACGACAATGGGTGTGAAAAACACCCACGCCGAAAGACCAAGGTTTCCTGCGCAACGTTAATCGACGCAGGGTTAGTCGGTCCCTAAGGCGAGGCTGAAAAGCGTAGTCGATGGAAAACAGGTTAATATTCCTGTACTTCTGGTTATTGCGATGGAGGGACGGAGAAGGCTAGGCCAGCTTGGCGTTGGTTGTCCAAGTTTAAGGTGGTAGGCTGGAATCTTAGGTAAATCCGGGATTCCAAGGCCGAGAGCTGATGACGAGTGTTCTTTTAGAACACGAAGTGGTTGATGCCATGCTTCCAAGAAAAGCTTCTAAGCTTCAGGTAACCAGGAACCGTACCCCAAACCGACACAGGTGGTTGGGTAGAGAATACCAAGGCGCTTGAGAGAACTCGGGTGAAGGAACTAGGCAAAATGGCACCGTAACTTCGGGAGAAGGTGCGCCGGTGAGGGTGAAGCATTTACTGCGTAAGCCCATGCCGGTCGAAGATACCAGGCCGCTGCGACTGTTTATTAAAAACACAGCACTCTGCAAACACGAAAGTGGACGTATAGGGTGTGACGCCTGCCCGGTGCCGGAAGGTTAATTGATGGGGTTAGCTAACGCGAAGCTCTTGATCGAAGCCCCGGTAAACGGCGGCCGTAACTATAACGGTCCTAAGGTAGCGAAATTCCTTGTCGGGTAAGTTCCGACCTGCACGAATGGCGTAACGATGGCGGCGCTGTCTCCACCCGAGACTCAGTGAAATTGAAATCGCTGTGAAGATGCAGTGTATCCGCGGCTAGACGGAAAGACCCCGTGAACCTTTACTATAGCTTTGCACTGGACTTTGAATTTGCTTGTGTAGGATAGGTGGGAGGCTTTGAAGCGTGGACGCCAGTTCGCGTGGAGCCAACCTTGAAATACCACCCTGGCAACTTTGAGGTTCTAACTCAGGTCCGTTATCCGGATCGAGGACAGTGTATGGTGGGTAGTTTGACTGGGGCGGTCTCCTCCTAAAGAGTAACGGAGGAGTACGAAGGTGCGCTCAGACCGGTCGGAAATCGGTCGTAGAGTATAAAGGCAAAAGCGCGCTTGACTGCGAGACAGACACGTCGAGCAGGTACGAAAGTAGGTCTTAGTGATCCGGTGGTTCTGTATGGAAGGGCCATCGCTCAACGGATAAAAGGTACTCCGGGGATAACAGGCTGATACCGCCCAAGAGTTCATATCGACGGCGGTGTTTGGCACCTCGATGTCGGCTCATCACATCCTGGGGCTGAAGCCGGTCCCAAGGGTATGGCTGTTCGCCATTTAAAGTGGTACGCGAGCTGGGTTTAGAACGTCGTGAGACAGTTCGGTCCCTATCTGCCGTGGACGTTTGAGATTTGAGAGGGGCTGCTCCTAGTACGAGAGGACCGGAGTGGACGAACCTCTGGTGTTCCGGTTGTCACGCCAGTGGCATTGCCGGGTAGCTATGTTCGGAATAGATAACCGCTGAAAGCATCTAAGCGGGAAACTAGCCTCAAGATGAGATCTCACTGGGACCTTGAGTCCCCTGAAGGGCCGTCGAAGACTACGACGTTGATAGGTTGGGTGTGTAAGCGCTGTGAGGCGTTGAGCTAACCAATACTAATTGCCCGTGAGGCTTGACCATATAACACCCAAGCAATTTGCATGCTTCGAGCTGAAAGGCAAAGGGCACCAGATTGCGGTGTGTGAAGACGAAACGAACCGAAAGTTCGAGATACTCACAAAACACCTGGCTATCACATACCCATTCGCTGGAGCGTGAACCTGCAAAGGCCCACGACCTGGCTACCGAATTTCTTGACGACCATAGAGCATTGGAACCACCTGATCCCATCCCGAACTCAGCAGTGAAACGATGCATCGCCGATGGTAGTGTGGGGTTTCCCCATGTGAGAGTAGGTCATCGTCAAGATCAAATTCCGAAACCCCTATCTGCGTATGCAGGTAGGGGTTTTGTTTTGTCCGCAGGAAAATGCGAACGGACATCGCCGGTACTTGATCGCATGCCGGCAGTTGCCAAGAAGCCCAACCTTTTCAGGTTGGGCTTTTTCAGGTCTGAAAAAGTGAATTCACTGATCCTTTTCGCAGTTCACCATCCACGACACACCAAATCGATCAACCAACATGCCGAACCGAGCCGCCCAGAACGTGGTTTCCAGTGGCATTTCAACCTTGCCACCGTCCGACAATGCAGAGAACACCCGTTCAGCCTCCGCAATGCTGTCGACATTCAGTGAAACCGAACAGCCGCTCATTTCGTCAGTAGGGCGATCAGGTGTTGTGTCTGAGCCCATGAGCGCCTGATCGCCCACTAGCAAGCGGGTGTGGATGATCAGGTTGTGGTAGTCCGCCGGAAAGTGTTCGCGCGCGGGGCTTTCACCGAAGGTCATCATGACTTCGATCTGGCCTGGCAGGTTTTGGGCATAGAAGGTGAAGGCGGCTTTGCAGTCGCCGTTGAAGATCAGGTAGGGATTGATTTTCATGCTTTGCTCCCGTTAACGAGTAAGCGGAGGGAGGCTGAATTCACCTCCGGCTCCGCAGTGATTGGGTTCCCATTAGCAAAGCGTTAGAGGTGGTGACTGGCAGGAATTGTTTAGATGTTTTTTCTATTGAAACAGCATGGCTTATGGCTTCCGATGCCTATGTCGATCCGCGGTCACTGGGGAAATCGTCCTGGACTCAAGCTGCTGCGCGTGGAGCCGAGGGACGCAGCAAACGTTCGATGGCTCCACTCACAAGACTCTCCAACAGCTCAACGTGCTCTCGCTCGTCCAGAGAATGTTGCGCCAACCATCCGGGCGCACCGTTGAGTAAGTTTGCGATTGCATGTCCGGCGGCCAGCAGACCCTGTTCACTGAAGCGGGACCGGGCGCCGAGCATCAGCAGCAATTTGCGCTGGTATTGTTCGCGCAGTTGCCGAACCCGTTCCTGTTGCTCTTCATTCAGGCAGCCGCTGTCACGCTCTGCCAGACGAAAATGCCAAGGCATTTCCTGATGCAGGTTCAAATGCGCTCGGATAAGAGCCTGGAGTTTGTCACGTTTTGCCGGCGCCTTTTGCTCGATCCTCCCCAAGGTTGCCAACAGCTCTTCGTAGAACTCTTCGATCAGGTCGAGCAGCAAGTGCTGTTTGCTGGGGTAATGGTGATACAACGAGCCGGGAGCGAGTCCCAGGCAGGTCGCGAGCTCGCGCATGCCGACCTGTCCGAAACCTTTGCAGGCGAACAGCTCCAACACCTTGTCCCGGTACTCGGCAAAGCGCGAGCAACGCTCAGGCATAGGCATGGAAGCCACGCCCCGTTTTGCGCCCCAGGTAACCGGCGGCAACCATTTCCTTGAGCAGTGGAGCAGGACGGTACTTGCTATCGTTGAAGCCGTCGTAGAAGGCTTCGAGGATCGCCAGCACGGTGTCCAGGCCAATCAGGTCCGCCAATGCCAGTGGCCCGATCGGCTGATTGCAGCCCAGGCGCATGCCGGCGTCGATATCTTCGGCGCTGGCCAGGCCTTCCTGAAACACCAGGATCGCTTCGTTGATCATCGGCACCAGAATCCGGTTGACCACGAAACCCGGACGGTTGCCCGCGGTGATCGCGGTTTTGCCGAGCGTGGTCGCCATGTCCAGCGCCAGGGCGTGGGTGGTATCGCTGGTTTGCAAACCGCGAATCACCTCGATCAGGCCCATCACCGGCACCGGGTTGAAGAAGTGCAGACCGATGAAGCGCTCAGGCTGGCTCACGCTGGCAGCGAGTTGGGTGATGGACAGCGAAGACGTGTTGGAGGCAATCACGCAATCGTCGCTGACCTGCGCGGCGATCTGTTGCAGCACACGCAGTTTCAGCTCGAGATTTTCGGTCGCGGCTTCGATCACCAGTTGCACGTTCTGCAGGTTGCTGTAGTCGGTGCTGGTGCGGATCTTGTCGAGGGCGGCGAGTTTTTGCTCTTGCGTCAGCGTTTCCTTGGCGATCTGTCGATCAAGGTTTTTACCGACGGTTGCGACGGCCTTTTGCAGGGCGCTCTCGGAGATGTCGAGCAAGGTCACGTTAAAACCGGCCAAGGCACAGACTTGCGCAATGCCATTGCCCATGGTGCCTGCGCCGATCACGCCAATGTTTTGCAGATTCATGTCCTGTCCTTCCGATCAAATCCCGCGATACCTTGGCCGCCGTAGTGGCCGAAGGCGTACTATTGGCCGCGAGTCTAGAGCCGGCAGGGCGGTTGTCCTATGCCGAAACTGTTCAACGGCACTGGTGTTTTTTGCCATTCGGGTGATGGGGAGAGAAGCGTTCACATGCGGGAAAAGGACTCGGTTTCCGCCTACTTCGTGCAGGCAATGATCCATGGGCTGGGAAACAATCCGCAACGTCAGAGGGCTGCGCTTGAACAGGCCGGCATCGATCCGGCGTTGATTGCGCAGCCTACCGCGCGCGTACCGGCGAGTGCGTTTGCCGCGTTGTGGCTGATTCAGATCCGCGAGCTCAACGATGAGTTCTTCGGGCTCGACTCCCATGGCATGCCGCCGGGCGGTTTCGCCCTGATCTGCCGGGCATTGATTCAGGAACCTGACCTGCACAGAGCCATGCGCCAGTGCCTGGCCAACTTCGCGCTGTTCCTCCACGACTTTCGCGGCACGCTGACGGTGCGCGGAAAACGTGCGGTGATCAGCTTGCAAAACCACTCACCAAACAGCGACGTCAGTCGTTTGGGCGAGGAGACGTTTCTGGTGTTGATGATCAGTCTGCTCTGCTGGCTGGGGGGGCGGCGCATCCCTATTGATCGCGCAGATTTTCGCCATGAGCGTGTGTCGCTCAGCGATGACCGTTTACTCTGGGGACCGAACCTTACCTTTGGTGCCGAGCGCACCGAAATCGAATTCGCCAGTCATTATCTGCGTCTGCCGGTGGTCCAGGATCTGGCCTCACTGAAAGTGTTTTTGCGCACCGCGCCACAATGGCTGGTGATCCGTTTTCGTAATCAGCACGGACTGGCGTCGCAGGTCCATCAGCGCCTGCGTAACAGTCATTACAGCCAATGGCCGACCTTGCAGGCCTTCGCCCAGGAGCAACACCTGAGCCCCAGCACCTTTCGCCGAAAACTGGAGCGAGAAGGGTGTTCGTATCAAGAGATCAAGGATGAGGTACGACGTGGTGTTGCGTTTGAGCAACTGCGTCAGAGCAAGGCGAGTATCAGCGATATTGCCGAACAGCTTGGCTTTCAGGAGCCAAGCGCGTTTCACCGGGCGTTCAAGAAGTGGACGGGGGAAAGTCCCGGACGGTATCGGGCCCGGTATCAGGGGGAGCTCACTGAGTGAACCCTGTTCTTGATCGTTTCACTTCCTTACTCGACCAGGCGAGACGCGCCTTGCTGCTGGTCTGGGCAACGTCTCGCGGACTGTTTCTGGGGTTGGTACTGGCGACATTGATCGCCGGTGTGCTTCCCGCGCTGGCCGCTTGGTTAGGCCAACGCATTGTCGATGCTGTCGTCACCGCTATGCAGTTGCACGCACAACAGGGCAGTGCGCCGTTGTGGCCGGTCGTGCGTTATGTGCTGTTTGAAGCGGGCGTGCTCGCGTTGCTGTCCGGGACTCAACGGGCGCTGTCGGTTCAGCAATCGCTGTTGCGGGTGCAGTTGGGACAGAAGGTCAACACGATGATTCTGGAGAAGGCCCAGACGTTATCGCTGGTGCAGTTCGAAAACTCCGAGTTCTACGACAAGTTGGTTCGGGTGCGCCGTGAAGCCTCGACCCGGCCGTTGGCGTTGGTGATGAAGTCGTTGGGGCTGATCCAGAATCTGATCGTCTTGATCAGCTTCGGTGTGTTGCTGGTGCATTTTTCGCCTTGGGCTCTGGTGCTGCTGGTTATTGGCGCGTTGCCGGTGTTCTTCGCCGAAGCGCATTTTTCCGGCGATGCTTTCAGACTGTTCACTCGTCGTGCGCCGGAGAGTCGACAACAGAATTACATCGAGACGCTGCTTTCCCATGAGGGCTACATCAAAGAGGTCAAACTGTTCGGTTTCGCGCCGCTGTTGTTGCAACGTTATCGCGACACGTTCGCACGGCTTTATGCCGAAGACCGGCGCCTGACGCTACGTCGGGATGGCTGGGGGTTTGTCCTCGGTCTACTGGGCACCGGCGCATTTTATCTGGCCTATGCCTGGGTCGTAATCGATACCGTCCACGGCAACATCAGCCTCGGGCAGATGACTATGTACCTGGTGTTGTTCAAGCAGGGACAGACGGCAGTCAGCAGCAGCTTGAGTGCCATCAGCGGTCTCTACGAGGATGGCC of the Pseudomonas frederiksbergensis genome contains:
- a CDS encoding ABC transporter ATP-binding protein — translated: MNPVLDRFTSLLDQARRALLLVWATSRGLFLGLVLATLIAGVLPALAAWLGQRIVDAVVTAMQLHAQQGSAPLWPVVRYVLFEAGVLALLSGTQRALSVQQSLLRVQLGQKVNTMILEKAQTLSLVQFENSEFYDKLVRVRREASTRPLALVMKSLGLIQNLIVLISFGVLLVHFSPWALVLLVIGALPVFFAEAHFSGDAFRLFTRRAPESRQQNYIETLLSHEGYIKEVKLFGFAPLLLQRYRDTFARLYAEDRRLTLRRDGWGFVLGLLGTGAFYLAYAWVVIDTVHGNISLGQMTMYLVLFKQGQTAVSSSLSAISGLYEDGLYLSSLYEYLAEPVVADTGNLTMGAVPGDGLRFENVGFRYPGASRAALEGIDLHLVPGHSVALVGENGSGKTTLIKLLTRLYRPDQGRILLDGSDLQAWEEDALRRRIGVIFQDYIRYQFSVGENIGVGDTLAFSDEQRWQEAAVAGMAAPFIEGLDRGYATQLGRWFAGGQELSGGQWQKIALSRAYMRRNADILILDEPTSALDPAAEAAVFEHFSEHTEGRMTLLISHRFSSVRNADHIIVLDQGAILERGDHDSLVAAGGRYAQLFDLQARGYR